The following are from one region of the Bradyrhizobium septentrionale genome:
- a CDS encoding SufE family protein gives MTTIDEIRDNFALLDEWDDRYRYVIELGRTLEPLSEAEHSAQNKVQGCVSQVWLSKRVERDGNGEPRLIYVGDSDAHIVRGLVAIVLTLFSGHTPKDILATDALALFDEFGFRDHLTPQRSNGLRSMVDRIRNDAREALASAA, from the coding sequence ATGACGACGATCGACGAAATCAGGGACAATTTTGCGCTGCTGGACGAGTGGGACGACCGCTACCGCTACGTCATCGAGCTCGGCCGCACGCTCGAGCCATTGTCGGAAGCGGAGCACTCGGCCCAGAACAAGGTGCAGGGCTGCGTCAGCCAGGTCTGGCTGTCGAAACGGGTCGAGCGCGACGGCAATGGCGAACCCCGCCTGATCTATGTCGGCGACAGCGATGCCCACATCGTGCGCGGCCTGGTCGCGATCGTGCTAACGCTGTTTTCCGGGCATACGCCGAAGGACATCCTCGCCACCGATGCGCTCGCGCTGTTCGACGAGTTCGGCTTCCGCGACCATCTGACGCCGCAGCGCTCCAACGGTCTCCGCTCGATGGTCGATCGCATCCGCAACGATGCGCGCGAGGCGCTGGCGTCGGCCGCGTAA
- a CDS encoding DUF5330 domain-containing protein, with the protein MFFLLRLAFWLGLVLVLLPRDKTPEADKVPQINASDAVSAATATINDMGQFCKRQPSACEVGGQAATAIGQRATDGARKLYQIITDKKPPDHTGSIGGDDTASALAASRDTLTADDQTIEFRLPPTP; encoded by the coding sequence ATGTTCTTCCTGCTGCGTTTGGCATTCTGGCTCGGGCTTGTGCTCGTGCTGCTGCCGAGAGACAAAACACCAGAAGCGGACAAGGTGCCGCAGATCAACGCGTCGGACGCGGTGTCGGCCGCGACGGCAACGATCAACGACATGGGTCAGTTCTGCAAGCGCCAGCCTTCCGCCTGCGAAGTCGGCGGCCAGGCCGCGACCGCGATCGGTCAGCGCGCAACCGACGGCGCGCGCAAGCTCTACCAGATCATCACCGACAAGAAGCCGCCGGACCACACCGGCTCGATCGGCGGCGACGATACCGCGTCCGCCCTTGCCGCATCCCGCGACACGCTGACCGCTGACGATCAGACGATCGAATTCCGCCTGCCGCCGACGCCGTGA
- a CDS encoding MucR family transcriptional regulator, which yields MSDMSGKTPVELTANIVSAYLSNNPTPASDIPNLISQVHAALLRVSSGRSDTPSEPAKPAVSMKKSITPEYLVCLEDGKRFKSLKRHLRTQYNMTPEQYRDKWGLPADYPMVAPNYAVARSQLAKKMGLGQQTRKRK from the coding sequence ATGTCCGATATGTCAGGCAAGACGCCGGTCGAGCTGACCGCAAACATCGTTTCGGCCTATCTCAGCAACAATCCGACGCCGGCCTCGGATATTCCGAACCTGATCAGCCAGGTCCACGCCGCCTTGCTGCGGGTGTCGAGCGGGCGCAGCGACACGCCGAGCGAGCCGGCCAAGCCTGCGGTGTCGATGAAGAAGTCGATCACGCCGGAATATCTGGTGTGTCTCGAAGACGGCAAGCGCTTCAAGTCGCTCAAGCGCCATCTGCGCACCCAGTACAACATGACGCCGGAGCAATATCGCGACAAATGGGGGCTGCCGGCCGATTATCCGATGGTGGCGCCGAACTACGCGGTGGCGCGGTCGCAACTCGCCAAGAAGATGGGACTGGGCCAGCAGACCCGGAAGCGGAAGTAG